In one Stenotrophomonas maltophilia genomic region, the following are encoded:
- a CDS encoding MBL fold metallo-hydrolase has protein sequence MIADPSIHTIDTGFQRPDFDAAYLIVENGRGAFVDCGTGLSVPAMLRALSDAGLQPDAVDWLLLTHVHLDHAGGAGLLMQQLPNARAVLHPRGAPHMIDPTRLIAGATAVYGAEEIARSYGRIEAIPEHRVVVAEDGHRLDLAGRELLLLHTPGHALHHYCVWDARSRSWFTGDTFGISYRELDSAQGAFIFPTSSPVQFDPEAMKASIQRMLDYDPQSMYLTHYGRVEQVQRLAGDLFEQIDAMAAIGRQCDERPDRHRCLLAALQALYLERAQQHGCVLDDAAVVAVLAMDIELNAQGLACWLDRERR, from the coding sequence ATGATCGCCGACCCCAGCATCCACACCATCGATACCGGCTTCCAACGTCCCGACTTCGATGCGGCCTACCTGATCGTCGAGAACGGGCGGGGCGCCTTCGTGGACTGTGGCACCGGCCTGTCCGTGCCGGCGATGCTGCGGGCGCTGTCCGATGCCGGCCTGCAGCCCGACGCGGTGGACTGGCTTCTGCTCACCCATGTGCATCTGGACCATGCCGGCGGTGCGGGTCTGTTGATGCAGCAGCTGCCCAATGCCCGGGCCGTGCTGCATCCGCGCGGTGCGCCGCACATGATCGATCCGACCCGGCTGATCGCCGGCGCCACCGCAGTCTACGGCGCGGAAGAGATCGCACGCAGCTATGGCCGCATCGAGGCGATTCCCGAGCACCGCGTCGTGGTGGCCGAGGATGGCCATCGCCTCGATCTTGCCGGACGCGAACTGCTCCTGCTGCATACGCCCGGCCACGCACTGCATCACTACTGCGTATGGGATGCGCGCAGCCGCAGCTGGTTCACCGGCGATACCTTCGGTATCTCCTACCGCGAACTGGACAGCGCGCAGGGCGCCTTCATTTTTCCGACCTCTTCGCCCGTGCAGTTCGATCCCGAAGCGATGAAGGCGTCGATCCAGCGCATGCTCGACTACGATCCGCAGTCGATGTACCTCACCCACTATGGCCGCGTGGAGCAGGTGCAGCGGCTGGCCGGCGACCTGTTCGAGCAGATCGATGCGATGGCGGCGATCGGCCGCCAGTGCGACGAGCGGCCCGACCGCCATCGCTGCCTGCTGGCGGCGCTGCAGGCCCTGTACCTGGAGCGCGCGCAGCAGCATGGCTGTGTGCTGGATGACGCAGCGGTGGTGGCTGTGCTGGCCATGGACATCGAGCTCAACGCGCAGGGCCTGGCCTGCTGGCTGGATCGCGAGCGCCGCTGA
- a CDS encoding M28 family metallopeptidase yields the protein MRVLLLSSCLFVGGLAQAANDLPGGGIDPQALSRHVRVLASDEFEGRAPASEGEERTVQYLIEQFRSYGLQPGGVDGSWVQPVPLVRAQLEGAATASLALKQGRRALVNGVDVTLQSLQPRARVQIKDAPLVFVGYGIDAPERHWNDYKDIDLHGKIAVVLINDADFEADAPGAFDGKAVTYYGRWTYKFEEAARRGAEGVLIVHETAPAAYGWATVKSSGTSPLFDIERSQAEAMAQHTPLRGWMQRELAEAIFADAGLDFEAEKRKAMRADFRPVALDNARLSVDFALKREQVVTRNVVAKLPGGEHGDEAVIFSAHWDAFGIGQPDAKGDRVRRGAIDNATGVATVLELGRVFAAGPQPQRTLYFVALTAEEKGLLGASYYAAHPLAPLDKTAAVLNIEMFSPDGPTRDIASWGKGRVSLEGDLERVAKARGRSYSPDPNLEAGFFYRADHFAFARLGVPAITIGPGLDKLDGGVDAGRALREKYFADCYHQACDAWTPGWDPSGHAADTLLVYDLGAELANSRRWPTWEKDSEFRAARDKSEAARR from the coding sequence ATGCGCGTGTTGCTGCTGTCGTCCTGCCTGTTCGTGGGTGGCCTGGCCCAGGCGGCCAATGACCTTCCCGGCGGCGGTATCGACCCGCAGGCGCTGTCGCGCCACGTGCGTGTACTGGCGTCGGACGAATTCGAGGGCCGTGCTCCGGCCAGCGAAGGCGAAGAGCGCACCGTGCAGTACCTGATCGAGCAGTTCCGCAGCTATGGCCTGCAACCCGGCGGCGTGGACGGCAGCTGGGTGCAGCCGGTGCCGCTGGTGCGTGCGCAGCTGGAGGGGGCGGCCACGGCCAGCCTGGCGTTGAAGCAGGGCCGCCGCGCCCTGGTCAATGGCGTGGATGTGACCCTGCAGAGCCTGCAGCCGCGCGCCCGGGTGCAGATCAAGGATGCACCGCTGGTGTTCGTGGGCTATGGCATCGACGCACCGGAACGCCATTGGAACGACTACAAGGACATTGATCTGCACGGCAAGATTGCCGTGGTGCTGATCAATGATGCCGATTTCGAGGCCGACGCTCCCGGCGCGTTCGATGGCAAGGCAGTGACCTACTACGGCCGCTGGACCTACAAGTTCGAAGAGGCTGCGCGCCGCGGCGCCGAAGGTGTGCTGATCGTGCACGAGACCGCACCTGCGGCCTATGGCTGGGCGACGGTGAAGAGCTCGGGCACTTCGCCGTTGTTCGATATCGAGCGCAGCCAGGCCGAGGCGATGGCCCAGCACACACCGCTGCGCGGCTGGATGCAGCGCGAGCTGGCCGAGGCGATCTTCGCCGACGCCGGCCTCGATTTCGAGGCGGAGAAGCGCAAGGCGATGCGTGCCGACTTCCGTCCGGTGGCCCTGGACAACGCGCGGCTGAGCGTCGATTTCGCCCTCAAGCGCGAACAGGTGGTGACCCGCAACGTCGTGGCCAAGCTGCCGGGCGGCGAGCACGGCGATGAAGCGGTGATCTTCTCGGCGCACTGGGACGCTTTCGGCATCGGCCAGCCCGATGCGAAGGGCGACCGCGTGCGCCGTGGCGCCATCGACAACGCCACCGGCGTGGCCACCGTGCTGGAACTGGGCCGGGTGTTCGCGGCCGGCCCGCAGCCGCAGCGCACGCTGTACTTCGTGGCGCTGACGGCTGAAGAAAAGGGATTGCTGGGGGCCAGCTACTACGCCGCGCATCCGCTGGCGCCGCTGGACAAGACCGCTGCCGTACTGAACATCGAGATGTTCAGCCCGGATGGGCCGACCCGTGACATCGCTTCGTGGGGCAAGGGCCGGGTATCGCTGGAAGGCGACCTGGAGCGGGTGGCCAAGGCACGCGGCCGCAGCTACAGCCCGGACCCCAACCTGGAGGCCGGTTTCTTCTACCGCGCCGACCATTTCGCCTTCGCCCGGCTGGGTGTACCGGCGATCACCATCGGCCCGGGCCTGGACAAGCTGGACGGAGGCGTGGACGCCGGACGCGCGCTGCGCGAGAAGTACTTCGCCGACTGCTATCACCAGGCCTGCGACGCGTGGACGCCGGGCTGGGATCCCAGCGGTCATGCCGCCGATACGCTGCTGGTCTACGACCTGGGCGCGGAGCTGGCCAACAGCCGGCGCTGGCCGACCTGGGAGAAGGACTCCGAGTTCCGCGCTGCCCGCGACAAGAGCGAGGCGGCACGCCGCTGA
- a CDS encoding MFS transporter, protein MSTTPHPAVPANDGAALRRSISNTLKGSAGNLVEWYDVYVYSVFAVYFESQFFSPEDKNSTMYVWAIFAATFLMRPIGAWFFGRFADRHGRRLALTVSVTLMAFCSFIIAITPTAASIGIWAAIILLFARLLQGFATGGEYGASATYMSEAAIPGRRGFLSSFHYVTLVGGHVLAQLTLFLMLNVWGKPEISEFGWRIAFGIGGIAAVVVFWLRRGMDESLEESSIEAAREGKAKKSGSMYELFVHQWRPLLLCFLITAGGTIAFYTYSVNGPKMIQSAFAGDDPMTGTLINLGVLAFLMVLQPVGGWLSDIIGRKSLLVFFGVGGVLYSWYLITQLPHQHDATLAFLTLALGFVILTGYTSINAVVKAELFPTHVRALGVGLGYALANSLFGGTAPLLYQGALKTGHVDWFAIYVTATIAVSLVVYVFFLTNKGPNWLDGTRK, encoded by the coding sequence ATGAGCACCACGCCCCACCCTGCTGTTCCCGCGAACGACGGCGCCGCATTGCGCCGCTCGATCTCCAATACCCTCAAAGGCTCCGCCGGCAACCTGGTGGAGTGGTATGACGTCTACGTGTACTCGGTGTTCGCCGTGTACTTCGAGTCGCAGTTCTTCTCGCCGGAAGACAAGAACTCCACGATGTACGTCTGGGCGATCTTCGCCGCGACCTTCCTGATGCGCCCGATCGGTGCCTGGTTCTTCGGCCGCTTCGCCGACCGCCATGGCCGTCGCCTGGCCCTGACCGTATCGGTCACGCTGATGGCGTTCTGCTCCTTCATCATCGCCATCACCCCCACTGCCGCCAGCATCGGCATCTGGGCGGCGATCATCCTGCTGTTCGCGCGCCTGCTGCAGGGCTTCGCCACCGGTGGCGAGTACGGCGCGAGCGCCACCTACATGTCCGAGGCCGCCATTCCGGGCCGTCGTGGCTTCCTGTCCTCCTTCCACTACGTCACCCTGGTCGGCGGCCATGTGCTGGCCCAGCTGACCCTGTTCCTGATGCTGAACGTCTGGGGCAAGCCGGAGATCTCCGAGTTCGGCTGGCGCATCGCCTTCGGCATCGGTGGCATCGCCGCGGTCGTGGTGTTCTGGCTGCGCCGTGGCATGGATGAGTCGCTGGAAGAATCCTCGATCGAGGCCGCGCGCGAAGGCAAGGCCAAGAAATCCGGTTCGATGTACGAACTGTTCGTGCACCAGTGGCGCCCGCTGCTGCTGTGCTTCCTGATCACCGCCGGCGGCACCATTGCCTTCTACACCTACTCGGTGAACGGCCCGAAGATGATCCAGAGCGCCTTCGCAGGCGACGACCCGATGACCGGCACCCTGATCAACCTGGGCGTGCTGGCCTTCCTGATGGTGCTGCAGCCGGTCGGCGGCTGGCTGTCGGACATCATCGGGCGCAAGAGCCTGCTGGTGTTCTTCGGCGTGGGCGGCGTGCTGTACAGCTGGTACCTGATCACGCAGCTGCCGCACCAGCACGATGCCACCCTCGCCTTCCTCACCCTGGCGCTGGGCTTCGTCATCCTCACCGGCTACACCTCGATCAACGCCGTGGTGAAGGCCGAGCTGTTCCCGACCCACGTTCGGGCACTGGGCGTGGGCCTGGGCTACGCGCTGGCCAACTCGCTGTTCGGCGGTACGGCCCCGCTGCTGTACCAGGGCGCGCTGAAGACCGGCCACGTGGACTGGTTCGCCATCTATGTCACTGCCACCATCGCGGTATCGTTGGTGGTCTATGTGTTCTTCCTCACCAACAAGGGCCCGAACTGGCTCGACGGCACCCGCAAGTAA
- the yedA gene encoding drug/metabolite exporter YedA, which yields MSAPPVPSAAAPRGGLVVLALLLVYVVWGSTYLGIAKALHGGALPLTMVSGSRFIIAGGLMYLALRLFWKMPKPTLRQWRSLVLMGVTMLVLGNGMVVLAERDVSSGLAATAVASVPLWMALFSALRGQHASRGEWLGIAIGFLGVVWLNAGSSLTATPTGLVLLLIAPIGWAFGSVWARGLDLPGPFMTAAGQMICGGVLLVLIGLAVGERPTTLPDTGGLLAMAYLCVFGSIVAFTAYVWLLQNVRPALAGSYAYVNPVIAVLLGAALNSERFGWRDVLAMVVILLGVVVLTMARTRKR from the coding sequence ATGTCGGCTCCCCCTGTTCCGTCTGCGGCTGCCCCCCGGGGCGGCCTTGTCGTGTTGGCGCTGCTGCTGGTCTACGTGGTCTGGGGCTCGACCTATCTCGGTATCGCCAAGGCCCTGCACGGCGGTGCGCTGCCGTTGACGATGGTTTCTGGCAGCCGCTTCATCATCGCCGGGGGCCTGATGTACCTGGCGCTGCGCCTGTTCTGGAAAATGCCGAAGCCGACGTTGCGGCAGTGGCGCAGCCTGGTGCTCATGGGGGTGACCATGCTGGTGCTGGGCAATGGCATGGTGGTGCTGGCCGAACGCGATGTGTCGTCCGGCCTGGCGGCCACGGCGGTGGCATCGGTGCCCCTGTGGATGGCGCTGTTCTCGGCGCTGCGCGGCCAGCACGCCAGCCGTGGCGAATGGCTGGGCATCGCCATCGGCTTCCTCGGCGTTGTCTGGCTGAATGCGGGCAGCAGCCTGACGGCGACGCCCACCGGGCTGGTGCTGCTGCTGATCGCACCGATCGGCTGGGCCTTCGGCTCGGTGTGGGCGCGCGGCCTGGACCTGCCTGGCCCGTTCATGACGGCCGCCGGGCAGATGATCTGCGGCGGCGTGCTGCTGGTGCTGATCGGGCTGGCGGTGGGTGAGCGGCCCACCACACTGCCCGATACCGGTGGCCTGCTGGCCATGGCCTATCTGTGCGTGTTCGGTTCGATCGTCGCGTTCACGGCCTACGTGTGGCTGCTGCAGAACGTACGCCCGGCGCTGGCCGGCAGCTACGCCTACGTCAACCCGGTGATCGCGGTGCTGCTGGGCGCAGCCCTCAACAGCGAACGCTTCGGCTGGCGCGACGTGCTGGCGATGGTGGTGATTCTGCTGGGCGTGGTGGTACTGACAATGGCAAGGACGCGCAAGCGATGA
- the rarD gene encoding EamA family transporter RarD: MSIDETEQRRGLLVTASTFVLWGLVPVYWHLLNEVPSFQIIAHRIIWSTVLVVAWLLLSAKLGWWRKIAAQPRALPILAVSSLTIAFNWGLYIWAVNAGHVIETSLGYFINPLVNVLLGVLVLKERLRRLQWVAVGMAAVGVAWLTLDAGTPPWIALGLACSFGLYGLLRKLVSVDPVAGLGVESLYLFLPALAFAVWAENGHGGGFFSGWGLRNDLLLIFGGVVTAVPLIGFAYGVKRIALSLVGILQYIAPSLQLLLGVFFFHESFDMAKAVGFAAIWAGLLLFIGDNLRTMRAAKR; the protein is encoded by the coding sequence ATGAGCATCGACGAGACAGAACAACGCCGGGGCCTGCTGGTCACCGCATCCACCTTCGTGCTGTGGGGACTGGTGCCGGTGTACTGGCACCTGCTCAATGAAGTGCCGTCGTTCCAGATCATCGCCCATCGCATCATCTGGAGCACGGTGCTGGTGGTGGCCTGGCTGCTGCTCAGTGCGAAACTGGGCTGGTGGCGGAAGATCGCCGCCCAGCCGCGCGCGCTGCCGATCCTGGCGGTGTCGAGCCTGACCATCGCGTTCAATTGGGGCCTGTACATCTGGGCCGTCAATGCCGGCCACGTGATCGAGACCAGCCTGGGCTACTTCATCAACCCGCTGGTGAACGTGCTGCTGGGGGTGCTGGTGCTGAAGGAACGCCTGCGCCGGCTGCAGTGGGTGGCGGTGGGCATGGCGGCGGTGGGCGTGGCCTGGCTGACTCTCGACGCTGGCACGCCGCCGTGGATCGCGCTGGGCCTGGCCTGTTCGTTCGGCCTGTACGGCCTGCTGCGCAAGCTGGTCTCGGTCGATCCCGTAGCCGGGCTGGGCGTGGAAAGCCTGTATCTGTTCCTGCCTGCGCTGGCGTTCGCGGTCTGGGCCGAGAATGGCCACGGTGGCGGATTCTTCAGCGGCTGGGGCCTGCGCAACGATCTGCTGCTGATCTTCGGCGGCGTGGTCACCGCCGTGCCGCTGATCGGTTTCGCCTACGGTGTGAAGCGCATCGCGCTGTCCCTGGTGGGCATCCTGCAGTACATCGCACCGAGCCTGCAGCTGCTGCTCGGCGTGTTCTTCTTCCACGAATCGTTCGACATGGCCAAGGCCGTCGGTTTCGCAGCGATCTGGGCCGGGCTGCTGCTGTTCATCGGTGACAACCTGCGCACGATGCGGGCGGCAAAGCGCTGA
- a CDS encoding ABC transporter permease, whose amino-acid sequence MFKNKLKKWFGNTVTVLALAIGLAVWIGLPWVGVLAVAVLVGLWLALTRSGRLALAATRIGIASLPQRWGASSVIVVGIAGVVGVLVAMLAMGEGFQATLSNTGDDTTAIVLRGGSQAETNSVITREQVPTLSTLPGISRDAQGRPLLSPELSQVVNLVSRSDGTDVNAQFRGVGPQAWAVHDKVKIIEGRKFATGLREIVVGQGAKGQFRDMEVGRTLTLGNQTWTVVGVFATGDAHDSELWTDADTLATTYQRSAWQSISVRTEGKPGFDQFKAAVAADPRLKLDVETTRAYYSKQGGGLTKLIDILGKVIGTIMAVGAVFGALNTMYAAVATRAREIATMRAIGFRGLPVVTAVMLETMLLALLGGLLGCTVAWLLFNGYSVSTIGSNFSAVVFKFHVSPELLWTGLKWALGIGLVGGLFPALRAARLPITTALRET is encoded by the coding sequence ATGTTCAAGAACAAGCTCAAGAAGTGGTTCGGCAACACGGTGACCGTGCTGGCGCTGGCAATCGGCCTGGCGGTATGGATCGGCCTGCCGTGGGTGGGCGTGCTTGCCGTGGCGGTGCTGGTCGGGCTGTGGCTGGCGCTGACCCGCAGCGGGCGGCTGGCCCTGGCCGCCACCCGCATCGGCATCGCCAGCCTGCCGCAGCGCTGGGGGGCATCCTCGGTGATCGTGGTCGGCATCGCCGGCGTGGTCGGGGTGTTGGTGGCGATGCTGGCGATGGGCGAAGGCTTCCAGGCCACGCTCAGCAACACCGGCGATGACACCACCGCCATCGTGCTGCGCGGTGGTTCGCAGGCGGAAACCAATTCGGTCATCACCCGCGAGCAGGTACCGACCCTGTCCACCCTGCCCGGCATCAGCCGCGATGCGCAGGGACGGCCGCTGCTGTCGCCTGAACTCTCGCAGGTGGTCAACCTGGTCTCCAGGTCCGACGGTACCGACGTCAACGCGCAGTTCCGTGGCGTCGGGCCGCAGGCGTGGGCGGTGCATGACAAGGTCAAGATCATCGAAGGCCGCAAGTTCGCCACCGGCCTGCGCGAGATCGTGGTCGGCCAGGGCGCCAAGGGCCAGTTCCGCGACATGGAGGTCGGCAGGACGCTCACCCTGGGCAACCAGACCTGGACGGTGGTCGGTGTGTTCGCCACCGGTGATGCGCATGACTCCGAACTGTGGACCGACGCCGATACCCTGGCCACCACGTACCAGCGCAGTGCCTGGCAGTCGATCAGCGTGCGTACCGAGGGCAAGCCGGGCTTCGATCAGTTCAAGGCCGCCGTCGCCGCCGATCCGCGCCTGAAGCTGGACGTGGAAACCACCCGTGCGTACTACAGCAAGCAGGGCGGCGGCCTGACCAAGCTGATCGACATCCTCGGCAAGGTGATCGGTACGATCATGGCGGTGGGCGCGGTGTTCGGCGCGCTCAACACCATGTATGCCGCCGTGGCCACGCGTGCGCGCGAAATCGCCACCATGCGCGCGATTGGTTTCCGCGGACTGCCGGTGGTGACCGCGGTGATGCTGGAAACGATGCTGCTGGCCCTGCTCGGCGGCCTGCTGGGCTGCACGGTGGCGTGGCTGCTGTTCAACGGCTACAGCGTGTCCACCATCGGCAGCAACTTCAGCGCGGTGGTGTTCAAGTTCCACGTATCGCCGGAACTGCTGTGGACGGGGCTGAAGTGGGCGCTGGGCATCGGCCTGGTCGGTGGCCTGTTCCCGGCGCTGCGCGCCGCCCGCCTGCCGATCACCACGGCACTGCGCGAAACCTGA
- a CDS encoding ABC transporter permease: protein MKYFSLVWAQLFRSRTRTLLTLLSVVAAFLLFGMLDSVRVAFTSGGSVEGANRLVVASRLSITQSLPIRLETQIRQVAGVRDVAYGMWFGGIYQDPKNFFPNFSVSPNYFDVYRELQIDPAQLEDWKNTRTGAIVGETLAKQFGWKVGDTIPLQATIFPRGGSNDWPLELKGIFRSKDPAQASNEERQLMMNWKYFDESNDYIKNQVSWYTVTLDNPDHSSRVAQAIDAISANSDHETKTQTESAFQQAFVKQFADIGMIVTSIMGAVFFTLLLLTGNTMAQAVRERVPELATLKTLGFKDSTVLILVMIESVLLIGLGGLIGMGLAALILPAIGPKSMGLLPPHIPTPTWLMGLGLIVVIGAVVGLLPALRAKRLKIVDALAGR, encoded by the coding sequence ATGAAATACTTCTCTCTGGTCTGGGCGCAGCTGTTCCGCAGCCGCACCCGGACCCTGCTGACCCTGCTGTCGGTGGTGGCCGCGTTCCTCCTGTTCGGCATGCTCGACTCGGTGCGCGTGGCATTCACCTCCGGTGGCAGCGTGGAAGGGGCCAACCGCCTGGTGGTGGCCTCGCGCCTGTCGATCACCCAGTCGCTGCCGATCCGCCTGGAAACGCAGATCCGCCAGGTGGCGGGCGTGCGCGACGTGGCCTATGGCATGTGGTTCGGCGGCATCTACCAGGATCCGAAGAACTTCTTCCCGAACTTCTCGGTATCGCCCAACTACTTCGACGTCTACCGCGAACTGCAGATCGACCCGGCGCAGCTGGAAGACTGGAAGAACACCCGCACCGGTGCGATCGTCGGCGAGACCCTGGCCAAGCAGTTCGGCTGGAAAGTCGGCGATACCATCCCGCTGCAGGCGACGATCTTCCCGCGCGGCGGCAGCAACGACTGGCCGCTGGAACTGAAGGGCATCTTCCGTTCCAAGGATCCGGCGCAGGCCTCCAACGAAGAGCGCCAGCTGATGATGAACTGGAAATACTTCGATGAGTCCAACGACTACATCAAGAACCAGGTCAGCTGGTACACGGTGACGCTCGACAACCCCGACCATTCTTCGCGGGTGGCACAGGCCATCGATGCGATTTCCGCCAACTCCGACCACGAAACCAAGACCCAGACCGAATCGGCGTTCCAGCAGGCCTTCGTCAAGCAGTTTGCCGACATCGGCATGATCGTCACCTCGATCATGGGCGCGGTGTTCTTCACCCTGCTGCTGCTGACCGGCAACACCATGGCGCAGGCCGTACGCGAGCGCGTGCCGGAGCTGGCCACGCTGAAGACGCTGGGCTTCAAGGACAGCACGGTGCTGATACTGGTGATGATCGAATCGGTGCTGCTGATCGGTCTCGGTGGCCTGATCGGCATGGGCCTGGCGGCACTGATCCTCCCCGCCATCGGACCGAAGAGCATGGGCCTGCTGCCGCCGCACATCCCCACCCCGACCTGGCTGATGGGCTTGGGCCTGATCGTGGTGATTGGCGCGGTCGTCGGCCTGCTGCCGGCGCTGCGCGCCAAGCGCCTGAAGATCGTCGACGCACTGGCCGGCCGCTGA
- a CDS encoding ABC transporter ATP-binding protein, translating to MSTLVSLRNITKTYQRGPEKVQVLHGIDLDIARGDFVALMGPSGSGKTTLLNLIGGLDNPSGGEISIEGERIDQMSGGQLSTWRSHHVGFVFQFYNLMPMLTAQKNVELPLLLTHLNAAQRRRNAEIALTLVGLADRRNHRPNELSGGQQQRVAIARAIVSDPTFLICDEPTGDLDRQSAEEILGLLQQLNREHGKTIIMVTHDPKAAEYATHTVHLDKGELADAPLAH from the coding sequence ATGTCGACCCTGGTTTCACTGCGCAACATCACCAAGACCTACCAGCGCGGCCCCGAGAAGGTGCAGGTGCTGCACGGCATCGACCTGGACATCGCCCGCGGCGACTTCGTCGCGTTGATGGGGCCGTCCGGTTCAGGCAAGACCACCCTGCTCAATCTGATCGGTGGCCTGGACAATCCCAGCGGCGGCGAGATCAGCATCGAAGGCGAGCGCATCGATCAGATGAGCGGTGGCCAGCTGTCGACCTGGCGCAGCCACCACGTTGGCTTCGTGTTCCAGTTCTACAACCTGATGCCGATGCTGACCGCGCAGAAGAACGTCGAACTGCCGCTGCTGCTGACCCATCTCAATGCCGCGCAGCGCCGCCGCAACGCCGAGATCGCGCTGACCCTGGTCGGCCTGGCCGACCGCCGCAACCATCGTCCCAACGAGCTGTCCGGCGGCCAGCAGCAGCGCGTGGCGATCGCCCGTGCGATCGTCTCCGACCCGACCTTCCTGATCTGCGACGAACCCACCGGCGATCTCGACCGCCAGTCCGCCGAGGAGATCCTGGGCCTGCTGCAGCAGCTCAACCGCGAACACGGCAAGACCATCATCATGGTCACCCATGACCCGAAGGCCGCCGAGTACGCCACGCACACGGTGCACCTGGACAAGGGCGAGCTGGCCGACGCGCCGCTGGCCCACTGA
- a CDS encoding efflux RND transporter periplasmic adaptor subunit: MNASAELLKELRIERKSPPPASGGGGGGRRWLWIAVIAVILLLAAGAFALFGRTPAVQVETAPAVAIQQGSASSSVLDASGYVVARRMATVSAKITGKVREVMIEEGMRVEAGQIMATLDPIDADAQRSLYASQLQAARSQVAGLEAQQRQAAAEASRLQALVGQQLVSRSQYDQAVAQRDSLRAQLETAQRNVKVANDQLAIADLGVDNNIVRAPFSGVVTAKAAQPGEIVSPLSAGGGFTRTGIGTIVDMDSLEIEVEVGEAFIGRVQPKMPVEAILNAYPEWKIPAEVIAIIPTADRGKATVKVRVALKLKDPRIVPEMGVRVSFLEQAAPQAEAKPQGVRVPAGAVVEREGASVAFVLGDENRVQQRTVQAGQAMGKDRQLLKGVNAGELVVVNPPDTLRDGTRVQQKQTQ, from the coding sequence ATGAACGCTTCTGCCGAGCTGTTGAAGGAACTCCGTATCGAACGCAAGTCACCGCCGCCTGCCTCTGGTGGTGGCGGCGGCGGGCGCCGCTGGCTGTGGATTGCCGTGATCGCGGTGATCCTGCTCCTGGCCGCAGGCGCCTTCGCGCTGTTCGGCCGCACACCGGCCGTGCAGGTGGAAACCGCACCGGCGGTCGCCATCCAGCAGGGCAGCGCCAGCAGCTCGGTCCTCGATGCCAGTGGTTATGTCGTCGCCCGGCGCATGGCTACGGTGTCGGCCAAGATCACCGGCAAGGTGCGCGAGGTGATGATCGAAGAAGGCATGCGCGTGGAGGCGGGGCAGATCATGGCCACCCTCGACCCGATCGATGCCGATGCGCAGCGCAGTCTGTATGCCTCGCAGCTGCAGGCCGCACGCAGCCAGGTGGCCGGACTGGAGGCACAGCAGAGGCAGGCGGCGGCAGAGGCCAGCCGGCTGCAGGCGCTGGTCGGGCAGCAGCTGGTCTCGCGCTCGCAGTACGACCAGGCCGTGGCCCAGCGCGACAGCCTGCGCGCGCAGCTGGAAACCGCACAGCGCAACGTGAAGGTGGCCAACGACCAGCTGGCGATCGCCGACCTTGGGGTGGACAACAACATCGTGCGTGCGCCGTTCTCCGGCGTGGTCACGGCCAAGGCGGCACAGCCGGGCGAGATCGTCTCGCCGCTGTCGGCCGGTGGTGGCTTCACCCGCACAGGCATCGGCACCATCGTCGACATGGATTCGCTGGAGATCGAGGTCGAGGTCGGCGAAGCCTTCATCGGCCGCGTGCAACCGAAGATGCCGGTGGAAGCCATCCTCAATGCCTATCCGGAATGGAAGATTCCGGCCGAGGTGATCGCCATCATCCCCACCGCCGACCGGGGCAAGGCGACGGTGAAGGTGCGTGTGGCCCTGAAGCTGAAGGACCCGCGCATCGTGCCGGAGATGGGCGTGCGGGTCAGCTTCCTGGAACAGGCAGCGCCGCAGGCTGAAGCCAAGCCGCAGGGCGTGCGTGTGCCGGCAGGCGCGGTGGTCGAGCGCGAGGGTGCATCGGTGGCCTTCGTGCTCGGCGACGAGAACCGCGTGCAGCAGCGCACGGTCCAGGCTGGCCAGGCCATGGGCAAGGATCGCCAGCTGCTCAAGGGTGTGAATGCCGGCGAGCTGGTGGTGGTCAACCCGCCGGACACCCTGCGCGATGGCACCCGGGTCCAGCAGAAGCAAACGCAGTAG